From the genome of Treponema peruense:
TGCATTATGTCTGCCATGACAATTACCGATGAGCGCAAGGCAAACTATGACTTTTCTACACCATATATTGGAAACGGACAGGCAATAATTCTTACAAAGGATTCAAAACTTTCTATCGCTGCTCCTGAAGATCTGAAAGGTCTTAAGGTAGGATACCAGGCAGAAACAACAAGTGATTTTTATCTTGAAAAATATGCCGCAGCACACGGATTCACATATGTTCAGAATGAGTACGACAAAGTTATGAACGCCTACAAGGATCTTGAGTTCGGAAGAATAGATGCTGTTATCAGTGACAGCCTTGTTGCCGTTTCTTATCTTGGAAAGCCGGACACTGTTTTCAAGCAGGTTTGGGCAGGTACTCCCGACGATTACTTCGGTGTCTGCGTAAAGAAGGGAAATAAAGCACTTCTTGACAAGATTAATTCTGCTATTGCCGACATGAAGGCAGACGGAACAATGACCAGGATTTACATGAAGATTTTCAATGTAGATCTTTCTGATAGCATTAAAGACGTTCAATAGTTTTTTAACAGAAAAAAACTTGTTTGGATCAGAAGGTTCTGCTTTCTGATTCAAACACTTTTTATTATGTAAGGGGTTCTGTTTAATATGGATACTTTGGAAAAAATCATCAGATGGATTCCTCAGCTTTTGGACGGCGCGAGGATAACTGTTTTACTTACATTGTGTGCTGTTACGGCAGGACTTTTTTTAAGTATTTTTCTTGCTCTTGGAGAAATGTCCAAATCCAAAATTATCAGAGGTATCTGCCATGCGTATGTTTTCTTTTTCCGCGGCACGCCTCTTTTGATGCAGCTTTATTTTGTATATT
Proteins encoded in this window:
- a CDS encoding ABC transporter substrate-binding protein encodes the protein MKKIALIAGAVVAVLALTGCSKKQEAAKKGEFTVEAGKLKVAMEIGYPPFEYFAEDGKTPTGFDVELGKAVSERLGLSVEFVDTAWDGILAGLDTDRYDCIMSAMTITDERKANYDFSTPYIGNGQAIILTKDSKLSIAAPEDLKGLKVGYQAETTSDFYLEKYAAAHGFTYVQNEYDKVMNAYKDLEFGRIDAVISDSLVAVSYLGKPDTVFKQVWAGTPDDYFGVCVKKGNKALLDKINSAIADMKADGTMTRIYMKIFNVDLSDSIKDVQ